The sequence ACCCGGGCGTCCAGGTCGTCGTCGAGAACTGGCGCGAGATGATGCCCGACGCCGACTCCGTGCTCGCCCTGCTGGCCGACGCGGGCGACATCCGCCTCCTCATCGACCTCGGCAACTGGACCATGCCCGACAAGCACGAGCAGCTCGCCCGCATCGCCCCGCACGCGGTCACCTGCCACGCCAAGGCGCACCGCCACGAGGACGGCCGCCTCGACGACGTCGACTACGCGCGCTCCCTCCGCGTGCTGCAGGACGCCGGCTTCGCGGGCGCGCTCGCGATGGTGAACGAGTCGAGCCGGCCGGACGGATCCGACGAGTGGGACGGCCTCGAGCAGGAGCACGAGGTGGTGCGGCGGGTCTTCGGCTGAGGCGAGCCGGGGTCAGCCCAGCGACGCCTCATCGGCCGCGACGGCCTTCCGCACCGCGAACTGCGTGCGGTGCAGCTCCTCGTACCGGCCGCCCGCGGCCAGCAGCTCGTCGTGCGTGCCGCGCTCGACGATCGCGCCGTCCTCGACCACGAGGATCATGTCCGCGCTGCGGATGGTGGAGAGGCGGTGGGCGATCACCAGGGCCGTCCGCCCCTCGAGCGCCTCGCTGAGGGCGGCCTGCACCGCGGCCTCCGACGTGGAGTCGAGCGCGGCCGTGGCCTCGTCGAGGATGACGACGCGCGGCTGGGCGAGCAGGAGCCGGGCGATGGTCATCCGCTGGCGCTCGCCGCCGGACAGCCGGTAGCCGCGCTCCCCCACCATGGTGTCGAGCTGGTCGGGCAGGGAGCGGACGAGCGGCTCGAGCCGGGCACGGCGGACCGCGTCCCACACCTCGTCGTCGGTAGCGTCCGGCCTGGCCAGGCGCAGGTTGGACAGGATCGTCTCGTGGAACAGGTGGCCGTCCTGCGTCACCATGCCGAGGGTGTGCCGCATGGAGGCGAAGGTGACGTCGCGCACGTCCGTCCCCGCGAGGCGCACGGCGCCGCTGTCGACGTCGTACAGGCGCGACAGCAGCTGCGCGATCGTGGACTTGCCGGCCCCGGACGTGCCGACGAGGGCCACGGTCTGCCCCGCCTCGATGCGGAAGGACACGCCGTGCAGCACCTCCTCGCCGCCGCGGGTGTCGAGCGTCGAGACCTCCTCGAGGGAGGCGAGTGAGACCTTGTCGGCGGACGGGTAGGCGAAGCGCACGTCGTCGAACTCGACGGCCACCGGGCCCGCCGGGACGGCGACCGCGTCGGGCTTCTCCTGGATGAGCGGCTCGAGGTCCAGCACCTCGAAGACGCGCTCGAAGCTGACCACCGCGCTCATGATCTCGACCCGCGCGTTCGCGAGGCTGGTCAGCGGCGCGTAGAGGCGCGTCAGGAGGAGCGCGAGGGTGACCACCTCGCCGGTGTCGAGCTGCCCGGCCAGCGCGAGGAAGCCGCCGAGCCCGTACACGAGCGCCAGCGCGAGGGCGGAGACGAGCATCAGCGCGGTGACGAAGACGAACTGCAGCATCGCGGTGCGGACCCCGATGTCGCGGACGCGGGCGGCGCGGACGCGGAACTCCGCGGACTCCTCGTCGGGCCGGCCGAACAGCTTGACGAGGGTCGCGCCCGGCGCCGAGAAGCGCTCGGTCATCTGCGTGCTCATGGCCGAGTTGTGGTCGGCGGCCTCGCGGCGGAGCGCGGCGAGGCGACCGCCCATGCGGCGCGCGGGCACGAGGAACAGGGGCAGCATGATCACCGCGAGGACCGTCACGAGCCACGACGTGCTGAGCATGACGGCCAGGGTGAGGATCAGCGCCACGAGGTTCGTGACCACGCCCGACAGCGTGCCGCTGAAGGCCTGCTGCGCGCCGATCACGTCGTTGTTGAGGCGGCTCACGAGCGCGCCCGTGCGCGTGCGGGTGAAGAACGCGATCGGCATCCTCTGCACGTGGTCGAAGACGGCGGTGCGGAGGTCGAGGATCACGCCCTCGCCGATGCGCGCGGAGTACCAGCGCGTCACGAGCGACACCCCAGCGTCGGCCACGGCCACGAGGGCGATGACGACGGCGAGCCGGACGATCGTGCCGACCTCGCCCCGGGCCACGATGACGTCGACCACCTGGCCGGCGAGCACCGGCGTCGCGACCGCGAGGAACGCGCCCACGACGGACAGCGCGATGAAGAGCAGCAGCTTCGCCCGGTACGGCACCGCGAAGGTCAGGATCCGCTTCACGGACTCGCGGGAGATGCCGCGCGACCCGTTCCGCGCGCTCGAGATCTTGTAGAGCGAGCTCCAGGCGACGCCTTCCATGCTCATGGTGGTTCCTCTCGTGGGCGCCCGGATCGATGCGGGCGGGTTGCGCCCGGGGTCGGACGTCCCGGCGTCGAGCCGGGCGGTGCCCGGGTCGATGCTCCGACGGCGGCGTCGTGCCCGGATCCCGACGGGCGTGGACGGGTCGTCCTGCCGGTGGGCGCATGCCCATCATGAGCCACGGACGGCGCGATCACGTCCTCGGTCAGGGAGCCGACACCGGTCGCGGCCGGAGCGGGTGCGGGAGGCCCGTGTCCCTCGCACCCCCGCGCACGCCGGAGGGGCGGGCCGCCTCCTCGGCGACCCGCCCCTCGGCGGCTCCACTACCGGCGATCCTCCGGGGCGCGCCAGCGCGTCCAGGGCTCGCCCGGCCGTGTTCAGCGGCGCACGGACTTGCGGCCGCCGACCTTCACGTAGATGAGCAGCACGATGATCGAGCCGATGATCGAGCCGATGATGCCGGCGGGCTGGAAGAAGCCCTCCATGGCGTCGTGCTGGAAGAGCAGGAAGCCGAGGAAGCCGCCGACGAACGAGCCGACGATGCCGAGCACGATGGTCATGAGGATGCCGATGTTCTGGCGGCCGGGCACGACCGCGCGGGCGATGAAGCCCGCGATGAGGCCGACGACGATGAGGCTGATGATGAGTCCGAGCATGGTGTCCTTCTCTCTGCTGAGCGCGTGTTCGCGCTGCGGTGCCCGGTGGGGCGATGACTTCAACCAACCACCCTCCGGGGTGTGGGAGCACACCCCTGGGGGTGGGATCCTGGATCCATGCCCGCCACCCGCACCCGCCCCGTCACGATCGCGCTCGTCGACGACTACGACGTGGTGCTGAAGGGCCTCGCCCACATGTTCGACGACTACCGCGACCGCGTGGTCGTCGCCGAGATCGACGCGAACGCGGCCCTCTCCGACGAGATCGACATCGTGCTCTACGACTCGTTCGCGCAGCCGGAGTCCGACCACCACGAGATCGCGGAGCTGGTGCGGAACCCGCGCGCACGCCGCGTGGTCGTCTACACCTGGAACTTCCAGCCCGAGCTGATCGCCGACGCGCGCCGGCAGGGCGTGCAGGGCTACCTCTCGAAGGCGCTGCCGGCGAGGGAGCTCGTGGAGGCGCTCGAGCGGATCCACTCCGGCGAGGAGCTCTTCAACGAGGCGCCGCTGCGGGCCGCGAGCGCGCCGTCGCTCGACTGGCCGGGCAAGCGCGAGGGGATCACGGACCGCGAGTCGGAGATCCTCGCGCTCATCACGCAGGGCAAGAGCAACCAGGAGGTCGCGGCGCTCACGTACCTCTCCCCCAACACGGTGAAGAGCTACATCCGCTCGATCTACCGGAAGATCCAGGTGCAGAGCCGCACCCAGGCGGTCATCTGGGGCGTGGGGCACGGGTTCAGCCCGGACCACCACCGGATCGACCACTGGCTGGGTGGG is a genomic window of Clavibacter capsici containing:
- a CDS encoding ABC transporter ATP-binding protein produces the protein MSMEGVAWSSLYKISSARNGSRGISRESVKRILTFAVPYRAKLLLFIALSVVGAFLAVATPVLAGQVVDVIVARGEVGTIVRLAVVIALVAVADAGVSLVTRWYSARIGEGVILDLRTAVFDHVQRMPIAFFTRTRTGALVSRLNNDVIGAQQAFSGTLSGVVTNLVALILTLAVMLSTSWLVTVLAVIMLPLFLVPARRMGGRLAALRREAADHNSAMSTQMTERFSAPGATLVKLFGRPDEESAEFRVRAARVRDIGVRTAMLQFVFVTALMLVSALALALVYGLGGFLALAGQLDTGEVVTLALLLTRLYAPLTSLANARVEIMSAVVSFERVFEVLDLEPLIQEKPDAVAVPAGPVAVEFDDVRFAYPSADKVSLASLEEVSTLDTRGGEEVLHGVSFRIEAGQTVALVGTSGAGKSTIAQLLSRLYDVDSGAVRLAGTDVRDVTFASMRHTLGMVTQDGHLFHETILSNLRLARPDATDDEVWDAVRRARLEPLVRSLPDQLDTMVGERGYRLSGGERQRMTIARLLLAQPRVVILDEATAALDSTSEAAVQAALSEALEGRTALVIAHRLSTIRSADMILVVEDGAIVERGTHDELLAAGGRYEELHRTQFAVRKAVAADEASLG
- a CDS encoding GlsB/YeaQ/YmgE family stress response membrane protein → MLGLIISLIVVGLIAGFIARAVVPGRQNIGILMTIVLGIVGSFVGGFLGFLLFQHDAMEGFFQPAGIIGSIIGSIIVLLIYVKVGGRKSVRR
- a CDS encoding response regulator transcription factor: MPATRTRPVTIALVDDYDVVLKGLAHMFDDYRDRVVVAEIDANAALSDEIDIVLYDSFAQPESDHHEIAELVRNPRARRVVVYTWNFQPELIADARRQGVQGYLSKALPARELVEALERIHSGEELFNEAPLRAASAPSLDWPGKREGITDRESEILALITQGKSNQEVAALTYLSPNTVKSYIRSIYRKIQVQSRTQAVIWGVGHGFSPDHHRIDHWLGGP